The Nitrospira sp. genome includes the window GCCTACAGCATGTTTGTGGCCGCACTGGAAGTCAGCCGGATTGCCGTCGTTCCCAAAGGCAGCGTCTATCAGATTGTGCCGATGGGAGAACTCCCTCCTGAGCGGGGTGTGTATGTGTACAAACTCAAACATGCGAATGCGACCGACCTGGCGGCGGTCCTGACCAACCTCGTCGCTCGCTCCCAAACGGTCGCGCAAACAGCCCCCGGTGCCAGGCCACCCCTGCGTCCCCTGACAGAATTCGAAGCTCCCGTGCAAGTATTTGCCGACAAAGCCACCAATTCCATCGTAGTCAGTGCCACAAAATCGGCCTATAGCCGGATCCAATCGGTCATTCGCGATTTGGACACCCGCAGGAAACAAGTCTTTGTTGAGGCCGTGATCCTGGAAGTGCAGGTCGATCGCCTCCGGCAGATCGGCACCGATCCGCTCCAGGTTCTTGGATCGGGAAAAGCCGGAGCCTTGCAGGGCATAGGAGGATTGAACCGCGCTCCGGAAGATCTGGCGGCCATCGCCCAAACCATCAGCGGCGTGGCCTCAGGAGGTTCCGTTACCGTTCTCAACACCGTCAACATCCGGGCGTTTCTGAATCTCCTGATGAGCCTCACCGACACGAACATTCTTTCGACGCCTCAGGTCTTAGCCGCCGATAACCAGAAAGCCAAAATCGTTGTCGGTGAAAATCGTCCTTTCCCGACCGGACAGGCTCAGGGCATCACCGGGGGTACGTTGGTGACCATCGAACGCAAAGACGTCGGCGTCACGCTGGAACTGACCCCGCAAGTGCTGGAAGACGATCTGATCCGCCTGGAGCTCAAGCAGGAAATCACCGCCATTGCCGAGAACGTGGCCCAGACAATCGGGTCAGGCACCGCATCCATCCCGGTCGGCCCTACCACCACCAAGCGCTCGATGGAAACCACCACCATCGCGAGAGACAACCAAACCATCGTGGTGGGAGGACTCGTTCGAGACAACATCACCCTCAGTGAACGCAAGGTGCCGTTCTTCGGAGACATTCCGTGGCTAGGTTGGCTCTTCCGGTTTCAGAGTAAGCAAACCGAGAAACTCAATCTCCTTGTCTTCCTTACCCCGCACCTGATCCGCGACGAAAGCGATATCGCCGAGTTGAGCCAACGGAAAGCGAAAGAACTCACGATCATTCAACGCGATAACCGGATCGAAGAACCCACGCGATTAAAGCAAGACGTCATCGAGCGTCTCGAGCAACCTGCGCCCAACCCTGTCGAGCCTGCTCACAAGACCCCCTAACCGGCAGCGCGCGCTCCCTGGCCCCTCCTCTGAGGGGTAGTACTCCAATGCATCAACCAGCTACCCTGTCGTGGATCACACAGGGCAGCACATGGCTCACGTTCTCCAGACCCGCTCCACCGATCGCTTTCCCGTCACCTACCCCGTCGTATTTGGCGGGGCTCCTTTTGTAGGCGAAGGCATGTTGACGGACCTGTCCGCCTCCGGTTGCGCGATCTCGTGCGATCGCACCGTCCTCTCCGGCAGCTATGTGCGGCTCAATGTCTTGATGCCTGATCAGTCACCCTCTCTGGCGATTGATCTCGCGAAGATTCGCTGGGTGAGGGGCTATGTGTTCGGCGTTGAATTTATCCGCCTTCCCATACGCGCCCATCAGCAACTCGACCAGGTCATCTGGACCCGCTTCCTCCGCTCCCTTGGCCGTCCCGCGCTCTCCTGAGACCTTCTCATCATCTCCCTGGATGGGCGATGGCACTGAGCCTGACGACACTCCCGTTGGCGCTATGAAAGCTGGCAACCCGCCGTCGTATATGACTTCAGATGAGGCTGCCGCACGCTCGGCGCCGCCGGGAAATCCGTCGTTATCCTGATCGCGATTGACTCCGACTGGCACTCGGTCTAGCCTGCCGTAAGACTTGATCAATTCGGCCGACTCTAGTGGACTGTAACAGTTAATTTGAGAGTAATTTGCCGCTGTGATGCCGCTGTATTCACTCTCATTTGCGCCACATCATCACGCTTTTCATGGTTACGGTGATACTGCCGATCTAATCGTTACAGTCCACTAGTTCCATACCGTTTCGACCGAAGGAGTCGTATGGCCTCTCCTCGTCAGTCTCCGCCTATCCCCCCCCCGCTCCTCGCTGAGCAGCAGCGCCTTGATGAAGACGCCCAGCGTCAACGCCATTGGAAACGCTGGGGCCCGTATTTGAGTGAACGGGCCTGGGGCACCGTACGCGAAGACTACAGTCCGCACGGCACCGCGTGGGAGGCCTTCCCGCACGATCAGGCCAGATCACGGGCGTACCGCTGGAACGAGGACGGGCTCGCCGGTATCTGCGATCGTCACCAGATGATCTGCTTTGCCGTCGCCCTCTGGAACGGACACGATCCCATTTTGAAGGAACGCCTCTTCGGCCTCACCGGCAATGAAGGCAACCACGGTGAAGATGTCAAAGAGTACTACTTCTATCTCGATTCCACGCCGACGCATTCCTACATGAAATATCTCTACAAGTATCCGCAGGCAGCCTTTCCCTATGCCCGGCTCGTGGAAGAGAATCGCCGGAGAAAACGCCAGGACCCCGAATTTGAGTTGGTCGATAGCGGGGTTTTTGACGACAACCGCTACTTCGACGTATTCGTGGAATATGCCAAGGCGACCTCGGAAGATCTCTGCATCAGGATCCAGGTCGTCAATCGAGGCCCTGAGGCGGCAGAACTCACCGTGCTGCCGACGATGTGGTTTCGCAACACCTGGTCTTGGGGGTCCGATATCCGGCGCCCGCGGCTGAAACAGGGCGAGCCGGGCACTCACATGAGCGTCATCGAGACGAATCACGACCACTATGGCAAACGACGATTACTCTGTGAGGGGCAGCCAACGCTCCTCTTCACGGAGAACGACACGAATACCCGGCGGCTCTATGGCGACCAAGATGGCGCCAAGTACGTGAAAGACGGCTTCCACGACTATGTGGTGGCGGGAGAAAAAGATGCGGTCAATCCGGATCAGGTCGGCACGAAGGCCGCCGCCCACTATGCGTGTAGGCTGGAACCCGGTACGACCAAAACGATCCGCTTGCGATTCACGAATGAAGAACGGATTCCGGAATTCTCCGCGCAAGAATTCGATGCGGTGTTTACCGCACGCCTTCGAGAAGCCAATGAGTTCTACGACAGCCTCGCGCCGGCCACGCTCTCAGAAGATGCTCGCCAGGTGCAGCGCCAGGCGTTCGCCGGTCTGCTCTGGAGTAAACAGTTCTATCATTATGAGGTCAATCGTTGGCTCAAAGGCGACCCCGGTATGCCAGAACCTCCCCGCGCGCGTCTCGGGGGCCGCAACGCCGACTGGACACATCTCTACAACGCCGACGTGATCTCGATGCCGGACAAGTGGGAGTATCCCTGGTATGCCGCGTGGGATCTGGCCTTCCATTGCATCCCGCTCGCGCTCGTCGACCCGACCTTTGCCAAAGAACAACTCGTGCTGATGCTGCGTGAATGGTACATGCATCCCAACGGACAGATTCCGGCCTACGAGTGGGCCCTGGGCGACGTGAATCCACCGGTTCATGCCTGGGCTGCCTGGCGGGTCTACAAAATCGACAAGAAACGCCACGGCGTCGGCGACCGGCGTTTCTTGGAGCGCTGCTTTCACAAGCTGCTGCTGAACTTCACCTGGTGGGTCAATCGCAAAGATGCCGACGGGAAGAACATCTTCCAAGGCGGGTTCCTGGGGCTCGACAATATCGGCGTATTCGATCGCAGCGCCCCGCTGCCGACCGGCGGCCATATCGAGCAATCGGATGCCACCAGCTGGATGGGCATGTATTGCCTGAACATGCTGACCATGGCCTTGGAGCTCGCCCGGGACAACCGCGCCTACGAAGACGTGGCCAGCAAATTCTTCGAACACTTTGTCTATATCTGCCGGGCCATGAACAACATCGGCGGGGAAAAGATCGAACTCTGGGATCGTGAAGACGGATTCTTTTACGACGTGCTGCATCTGCCGAACGGTGAGACGAGACACATGAAGGTCCGTTCCATGGTCGGGCTGATTCCGCTCTTCGCAGTCGAGACGCTCGACTCGGAATTGATCGACAGCCTCCCGCGCTTCAAACACCGGATGCAGTGGTTCATCGAGAACCGGCCGGATTTTTCGCAACATCTGGAGACGCAGTCCCATGATGGGGGCGTCCGGCGCTTTCTTTCACTGGTGAACCGCGACCGGTTGCGTTCCGTGCTCGGCTACATGCTCGACGAACAGGAATTTCTCTCGCCCTACGGCATCCGCGCCCTCTCGCGCTATCACAAGGACCACCCCTACATTCTCAACGTGATGGGCCAGGAGCATCGGGTGGACTACGAACCGGCAGAGTCGAGCATTGGACTCTTTGGTGGCAATTCCAACTGGCGCGGACCGATCTGGTTCCCCGTCAACTACCTCCTGATCGAATCCCTGCAGAAGTTTCATTACTTCCTCGGCGACCAGTACAAGGTGGAGTACCCGACCGGTTCCGGCCATCAGGCCACACTCTGGCAAGTGGCGGAAGAAGTGTCCCGACGACTCATCCACATTTTTCTGAAAGATGCCTCCGGGAAAAGGCCGGTGCTCGGCGGAACATCGCGATTCAACGACGACCCGCACTGGAAGAATCACGTGCCCTTCTATGAATATTTTCATGGCGACAACGGCGCCGGCATCGGCGCAAGCCACCAGACGGGATGGACGGGATTGGTCGCGAAATTGATCCAGCAGTCGGGAGAATGAAGAAGCTGAGCGCTGACAACGAGGAGCCTGATGTGAAAATCAGCGCCCAAGATTGCCAGAACCTGGACCGCGCACTCAGTCTCGAATGGCTCGAGACGAACGGGCGTGGCGGATTCTCGTCCGGCACCGTCGCCGGTGCCAACACTCGCCGGTATCACGCCCTCTTACTGACTGCGCGCAAGCCGCCGAGCGACCGGTTCGTGCTGGTGAATCAGGTAGAAGAATGGCTCGATCTCGATGGGCAATCCTTCCCGCTCTCCACCAATTGCTATTCTGATACTGTCCATCCGTCCGGCTATCAGTTCTGTACAGGGTTTACTGCCGATCCCTGGCCAACCTGGACATTCGAGTGCCGCAACACAACCGTCCAACGTGAGATCTTCACGGTCCATGGACGTGATCTCGTCATCGTTCGATGGAGATTGCTTGGCAAGAAGAAGCAGCGAGCGATTCTCCGCGTAAGGCCGAAGCTCAGCGGGCGCGACTACCACGCGACGCATCACGAGAATGGAAGGCTATCGACGGAATCTTCGATCGAAGCAGGGACCGTCACCTGGCAGCCCTATACCGATCTCCCTCCTATACGAGCGCTTCATTCCGGCGAGTATCGCCATGCCCCCGAGTGGTATCGACAAGTCGAATTCTCCGTCGAGCAACAACGCGGACTCGACCATAGGGAAGATTGGTGGTCGCCGGGAGAGTTCACGTTCAGCCCCACACCGGGATCAACCGAGACCTTGGCCTTCACCAGCGAGGTCTTCGACGGGCTCGATGTCCCTGCCCTTACCAAGCGTGAGCGAGCGCGTCGGACCCGGCTCATGCAAGCTGCCCCGACCGCCGATCCTCTGGCCGGCACACTCTGGCGTGCCACGGACGCCTATCTGTCCGAACGAGGCGATCGGCAGACAGTGATCGCCGGCTATCCCTGGTTCACTGATTGGGGGCGGGATACCTTCATCTCGTTGCCGGGGCTCTGTCTCGTGACCGGTCGATTGGAGGTCGCCTGGCAGATCATCGCGGCGTTTGCCGGCCACGTCTCAGAAGGCATGATCCCGAATCGCTTTCCCGACGCCGGCGAGCAGCCGGAGTACAACACGATCGACGCGGCACTCTGGTTCATCCATGCCATTGATCGCTACTTCGCTGCGTCCCAGGATAACTCTCGTATTCGCGGCACGGCCTGGCCGGCCATCAAACAGATTCTCGATGGCTATCGGCGCGGCACACGTTACGGAATTCGAATGGATGACGACGGCTTGATCACCGGGGGAATTCCCGGTGCCCAGTTGACCTGGATGGATGCCAAAATCGGTGACTGGGTCGTCACGCCGCGGCATGGGAAACCGGTAGAGATTCAAGCCTTATGGGTGCACGCCTTGGGTGTCGGAGAAACCCTCGCCCGTCTGTTCGGCGAGGCATCGTACGCCGATCAATGCCACGCTGACCGGCAACGAGCCGTAGCCACATTCCAACAGCGCTTCTGGTACGAACAAGGCGGCTACCTGTATGACGTCATCGACGGACCGGAAGGCAACGACACCTCCTTGAGGCCCAATCAGCTCTACGCCATCTCCCTGGGGAACGCCCTGGTCCCGCGCGATCGTGCGCAACACATCCTCCGGCTCGTGAAGAAACAGCTCGTCACTCCGGTCGGACTTCGCACGTTGTCACCGGACGATCCGCGCTATCGTCCCCGTTATGAAGGAGGCGTGCTGGAACGAGACAGCGCCTATCATCGAGGCACGGTCTGGCCGTTCCTCCTGGGCCCGCTGGTGACGGCCTGGATCAAGAGTTTCGGACGGAATGCCAAATCGCGATCAGAAGCAAGAGGATTTTTGAATGGCCTCGAAGCTCATCTCGGCGAGGGCTGCCTCGGACAAGTCTCCGAGATTTTTGATGCAGAGGCTCCGCATCATCCACGCGGGTGTTTTGCCCAGGCCTGGTCGGTTGCGGAGCCGTTGCGCGCACTGATCGAAGATTTCGGAACCCCGAACACCATCCGGCAACGACACGTTTCGCCCCCACCCGTCACTCCGCAGACAAACCGTTCGACCAAAGCACTGAAGAAGCCGGGCACAAAAGCCCGATCAACCCGCCAGGCTAAGTAAGCTCACCACCAACGCTTGCTACGCGTAGCTTTCATTGAGTCTACAGTTTCGCATGGCACATGCTGACAGCCCGCTATTTCAGCTTGCCTACGGCGGCACCTGTCATGCGCTACGGTCAGGATCAGAGTGTGAGGGAAGGGGAGCGACCTGCGGGGTCCTGTCGTAAGACAACGCGCCTGCCCGCGCCGCCTTACGACAACACAAAGCGCTAGCGGCGATTGGCTTGATCGCGACGGCAGCTTTCCTCCGCCAACATCCGCTGACCGGCGGATGCGTCTTTGGGAATGCGCGCCATACAGGCGTTCAGATTGTCTTCGACCGCGCCTGCAGCGACACGCTCGATATTCTTCGTCGTGCCGAACGTTGCACCGCTGCCGGAAGACGACCCGCCCCCGGATGTTCCCGATGTTCCCATTGAGCCATCGCTCGCACAGCCTCCAAACAGCAGTCCCACCAATGCGATCACAGCGCACAGGCCCAGTGAACGATCTGACATAGCAATACCTCCTCAACATAGATAGAACACGACGAAATAGCCGCGTCATCCTACTGCGACGACGAGGGAAGAACAAGCCGGTTTTTTCAGAAGAAAACCATTCAGACCGGTTCGATCGAAGAGATCCACATGTCAGTGGCCGAACCGGGATGGCGCACCACCCGCAGTCCGGCCACGCTGGGTCACGCTTCGTCCGTCTCAGTTATTGCGGCGAGGCATTGACCTTGGTCCCCTCCTTTACCGGTGGTTCAATCTTAATGCTCGGTCCCTGCACTTTGGGCAACACTCCCGCGCCGGGCTTCTCCAAGATCCGCAGGTTATCGTGATTGATCGATAGGCTCTGCTTGGAGTGGCTATCATCGAACGCAGCTGCGTTCACGAGCGACCCTTCCCCCGTCGCATTGGTCTGACCGGGGTCGTTCGCGAGGGATTGTCCTCTGACCGGATCGATCGCTTTGCCCATCGGATACCCCGGATGCTTCGGCAGCATATCGGGATTGGCGAAAGCCGGCGAGACGGCCAGCAGCAAGACCGCGGATGCGGCCACAACAATTCGTGAGGTCTTCATGGTGCAACCTCCTTGATAGTGGTGGGAGATACAAGAACGCCCTCGAGGGTATGAAACCAGCAGGGCGCATGGAAGCGGACAAGAAGAAGGGATACGTGAACAGCGGTGAGAAGGCTACCCCGGTCTCATACGACACCTCCGGGACACCTTCAGTATCGCTCCCCGAAAAGACGGAGTCAAGCAGGCACAAACCGGCTCACAGTGGGCGCTTGGCGAGAATCAGGTTTGATACGGGAAAGCCAAGCTGCCTGGCCCGTTCGACCAACCGTTGGTACGTCGCATCATCTATGTGAGGCGTCCGCGAGAGAATCCAGAGAAAACGCCGATCCGGCGTGCCCACCACGGAGGTGCGATAGTCGGGATCGAGATCGATAATCCAATAGTTCTCTTCGCGGGATGAGCCGAACAATCGCGCAAAGAAGTCGTCAAAGACCACCGTCAACCGCGCGTTGGTCTTCGGATCGACCACCGTCGCCACACCGTCGATCTGGTCGAGCCCGCCGCTCTCAGTCACACATTCGTTGTGAACCCCGACCGCGCCGTCAGAGCGACTCGTGTAGATCGCTTTGGAATCGACGCAATGCCGTTGAAACCACATCGGCAGCCGCGCAATCTCGTACCACGTTCCAGCATAGCGGGCGAGATCCACAGACGACGCCGTCGGAAGCGGCGCTATAGACTTCATGCCGGCGCAGGCCGACAACACCATGTAGATGGCAGTCATGCCCGCGAGTGCGAAAGATTTCACAGCTGGCTCCTGTTTAGACTTCTCAGTGAGAGCACCCCCACAACTCCTGGACCATTGCCGAGAACAGTCTCACTCCGGAAGCGTACTATTTCGCAGGAGTGTCCGCATCTCCCAGAACGAGGGAGTCGGCTCGTTGACATCCGGATGTTCCAAGTCGATCTGAATATTATGAAGCGGCGGCTGGCTGCTGAGCGACTGAGTGACCGGGTACCAACAATCATACTTGAGTCCCCACCGATCCCGATAACTTAATCGAAGATAGCCATGGTTCTGCGGTTTCACCCGTAGCGGAGTATCCGGCCCCAACACGAGCGAAGCCGCGTGCTTCTGGTAGCGCGGGCCCTGGGGATAGACTTTCTTCACCGAAAAGCTGCCCTCCCACCCACCGAGATGCAATACACAATCGTAGGCCACCCCGCGCCCCACGTTCTCAAGCTGTGGAATGAGAGTGAGTACATTCCCGGCATGCATCGCAGACAAGTTGGTCACCCGCAGCGTGGGCTGTTGCGCACGGAAGTCGTCCCGCGTGTGCGCCGCAATCACCTGCCATACATAGAACGCAGCCCCACTGGCCGCGAACAGCACAAGGAACCCGATCAACCAGAACCAATCCATGACCACTCTCTGTCCCGTGAATAAACTGAATGTGCTGAATCGGGGAGAAGCTACGTTCTGGCGAGAAAAGAGTCAACCGAAGAAGGGCCGGGAATATCAGGAATGGGCGCGCGTACCAGGGCCTCTTTGAGAAGAGGCCCTGGCGGCCGGTGAGGTTGACTGGCTGTCGTGTTACTGCACGTCGACGGTGATGGTCTGAGTGGCGGAGACTAGCTTGTGATCCTTGTTCGCACCGGTTACGGTGATCTGGTGCTTGCCTTTGGTCAGACCCTTGAACGATCCGGGAAAGCCCTTCTGGTATTGAGTATCCAAGTACACGTGGGCATGTGCCGCCTCGGAGCCCTTGGTCAACTCATATTTCAGCTCGAAGCTATCGCTGACCTTATCCCCGTCCTTCGGAGATGTGATCATGATCTTCGATCCGTCTTCGATTGGTTTGTCTTCTGCGAAGACCGGCGCTCCCGTGAGCGCACTCACCAACGCAATGCCGAGCCCTATGAATCCGATACGTCCAAACACTTGCATCACGACCTCCTTGTTTAAACCATTCAACCATCAGGGCACCCTATCACCCCCTACGGAGTAATAGCTCGCCTGGATTCCTCTCATTGACCGAGGTCTGATCGAAGAGGCTGTAACGGTACACCCTCTTCGATCTCCCTGAGTCTTGCGCCAAGAGAGCGAGATTGAGTGGGCGCTACGAGAGAGAAAATATCATGTACAAGATGCGACCCATTTTTCTCCGCCACGGGGCCCAGCACAGCGCGACCGAGGCGCTCTTCACCATCCACTGGGCCGCGACGTGATGACCCAGCAGGTAGCAACGGGCCGGGAGTCGGCCTTTCACTTGGCCAAGCCATATGATTGCAATCAGCCGCCACACTGTTGGAGGATTTCGTGTCCGAACAGGGTCAGGAAATGCTGCGGGTCGGTCTCGTCATGAAAGATCGTGTGTTGTTCGTTGCTACCGGCCGTGACGTGATAGAGGGGGAGCATTCGGGGCAAAGCTGCCGGGCCAGGGGCGCGGAATGTAGGGGGAGGGAGGTGCAAAGTCAAGCAATGACCCCATCTCTGTCCCGCGTCGGCAGGGTCTCCCCTTCTCGCCCGAGCGCTCTGTTTGCTGAGCTGCCACGCACCACTTGACCGGCAATAAAGACAAGGCTACAGTGCCCTCAGACTTATGAAACCAAAGGCGGCAGCGTTCACCAAACACTTTGATGCCCGAGAAGTGCCATCCTACGGCGTCATGGAAGCCGCGCATTATTTGCGGATTCCACGCACGACCATCCGGGACTGGGTCTCAGGCCGACATTACCGCAGCATCAGCGGCGTGCGATTCTCCAAACCGATCATTCAGGTTCCTGACCCAGCCGTGAAGTTGCTTTCCTTTATGAACCTGGTGGAAATCCACGTCCTGGATGCCATTTGCCGCAAGCATGACATTCCGCTGGAAAAAGTCAGAACCGCGATGAATTACCTCTCGAAGCAATTTCCGTCGAGACATCCCTTGGCCGATCAAGAATTTGTCACCGATGGACTGAATCTCTTCATCAAGAAATTCAGCCAATTAATCAACATCTCGCAGGAAGGACAATTGGCCATCCAGGAAGTCCTCCAGGCACATCTCCATCGCATTGAACGGGACCTCAAGGGTATCCCGGTCAGACTCTATCCCTTCACGCGGAAACGGGACCTCCAAGAAGAACCCAGGGCCGTCGTCATTGACCCACTCGTCTCCTTTGGCCGGCCAGTGCTGGCAGGCACCGGCATT containing:
- a CDS encoding secretin N-terminal domain-containing protein, translating into MLTDRLPNARRRIPSTYAWLVVAVALAAWPLPPVSHAETAASASNKITLDFNEVEIPVFVRFISELTGKNFVLDEAIKKLGGKISVFSPTKVTPDQAYSMFVAALEVSRIAVVPKGSVYQIVPMGELPPERGVYVYKLKHANATDLAAVLTNLVARSQTVAQTAPGARPPLRPLTEFEAPVQVFADKATNSIVVSATKSAYSRIQSVIRDLDTRRKQVFVEAVILEVQVDRLRQIGTDPLQVLGSGKAGALQGIGGLNRAPEDLAAIAQTISGVASGGSVTVLNTVNIRAFLNLLMSLTDTNILSTPQVLAADNQKAKIVVGENRPFPTGQAQGITGGTLVTIERKDVGVTLELTPQVLEDDLIRLELKQEITAIAENVAQTIGSGTASIPVGPTTTKRSMETTTIARDNQTIVVGGLVRDNITLSERKVPFFGDIPWLGWLFRFQSKQTEKLNLLVFLTPHLIRDESDIAELSQRKAKELTIIQRDNRIEEPTRLKQDVIERLEQPAPNPVEPAHKTP
- a CDS encoding PilZ domain-containing protein is translated as MAHVLQTRSTDRFPVTYPVVFGGAPFVGEGMLTDLSASGCAISCDRTVLSGSYVRLNVLMPDQSPSLAIDLAKIRWVRGYVFGVEFIRLPIRAHQQLDQVIWTRFLRSLGRPALS
- a CDS encoding glucosidase; protein product: MASPRQSPPIPPPLLAEQQRLDEDAQRQRHWKRWGPYLSERAWGTVREDYSPHGTAWEAFPHDQARSRAYRWNEDGLAGICDRHQMICFAVALWNGHDPILKERLFGLTGNEGNHGEDVKEYYFYLDSTPTHSYMKYLYKYPQAAFPYARLVEENRRRKRQDPEFELVDSGVFDDNRYFDVFVEYAKATSEDLCIRIQVVNRGPEAAELTVLPTMWFRNTWSWGSDIRRPRLKQGEPGTHMSVIETNHDHYGKRRLLCEGQPTLLFTENDTNTRRLYGDQDGAKYVKDGFHDYVVAGEKDAVNPDQVGTKAAAHYACRLEPGTTKTIRLRFTNEERIPEFSAQEFDAVFTARLREANEFYDSLAPATLSEDARQVQRQAFAGLLWSKQFYHYEVNRWLKGDPGMPEPPRARLGGRNADWTHLYNADVISMPDKWEYPWYAAWDLAFHCIPLALVDPTFAKEQLVLMLREWYMHPNGQIPAYEWALGDVNPPVHAWAAWRVYKIDKKRHGVGDRRFLERCFHKLLLNFTWWVNRKDADGKNIFQGGFLGLDNIGVFDRSAPLPTGGHIEQSDATSWMGMYCLNMLTMALELARDNRAYEDVASKFFEHFVYICRAMNNIGGEKIELWDREDGFFYDVLHLPNGETRHMKVRSMVGLIPLFAVETLDSELIDSLPRFKHRMQWFIENRPDFSQHLETQSHDGGVRRFLSLVNRDRLRSVLGYMLDEQEFLSPYGIRALSRYHKDHPYILNVMGQEHRVDYEPAESSIGLFGGNSNWRGPIWFPVNYLLIESLQKFHYFLGDQYKVEYPTGSGHQATLWQVAEEVSRRLIHIFLKDASGKRPVLGGTSRFNDDPHWKNHVPFYEYFHGDNGAGIGASHQTGWTGLVAKLIQQSGE
- a CDS encoding amylo-alpha-1,6-glucosidase gives rise to the protein MKKLSADNEEPDVKISAQDCQNLDRALSLEWLETNGRGGFSSGTVAGANTRRYHALLLTARKPPSDRFVLVNQVEEWLDLDGQSFPLSTNCYSDTVHPSGYQFCTGFTADPWPTWTFECRNTTVQREIFTVHGRDLVIVRWRLLGKKKQRAILRVRPKLSGRDYHATHHENGRLSTESSIEAGTVTWQPYTDLPPIRALHSGEYRHAPEWYRQVEFSVEQQRGLDHREDWWSPGEFTFSPTPGSTETLAFTSEVFDGLDVPALTKRERARRTRLMQAAPTADPLAGTLWRATDAYLSERGDRQTVIAGYPWFTDWGRDTFISLPGLCLVTGRLEVAWQIIAAFAGHVSEGMIPNRFPDAGEQPEYNTIDAALWFIHAIDRYFAASQDNSRIRGTAWPAIKQILDGYRRGTRYGIRMDDDGLITGGIPGAQLTWMDAKIGDWVVTPRHGKPVEIQALWVHALGVGETLARLFGEASYADQCHADRQRAVATFQQRFWYEQGGYLYDVIDGPEGNDTSLRPNQLYAISLGNALVPRDRAQHILRLVKKQLVTPVGLRTLSPDDPRYRPRYEGGVLERDSAYHRGTVWPFLLGPLVTAWIKSFGRNAKSRSEARGFLNGLEAHLGEGCLGQVSEIFDAEAPHHPRGCFAQAWSVAEPLRALIEDFGTPNTIRQRHVSPPPVTPQTNRSTKALKKPGTKARSTRQAK
- a CDS encoding lipocalin family protein, whose translation is MKSFALAGMTAIYMVLSACAGMKSIAPLPTASSVDLARYAGTWYEIARLPMWFQRHCVDSKAIYTSRSDGAVGVHNECVTESGGLDQIDGVATVVDPKTNARLTVVFDDFFARLFGSSREENYWIIDLDPDYRTSVVGTPDRRFLWILSRTPHIDDATYQRLVERARQLGFPVSNLILAKRPL
- a CDS encoding DUF433 domain-containing protein — protein: MKPKAAAFTKHFDAREVPSYGVMEAAHYLRIPRTTIRDWVSGRHYRSISGVRFSKPIIQVPDPAVKLLSFMNLVEIHVLDAICRKHDIPLEKVRTAMNYLSKQFPSRHPLADQEFVTDGLNLFIKKFSQLINISQEGQLAIQEVLQAHLHRIERDLKGIPVRLYPFTRKRDLQEEPRAVVIDPLVSFGRPVLAGTGIPTAVIAERYKAGESMDDLAEDYGRRRLEIEEAIRCELSVEAA